The Rhodocytophaga rosea genome has a segment encoding these proteins:
- the pyrE gene encoding orotate phosphoribosyltransferase, producing the protein MQTTIEKDTTARQVASTLLKIGAIQLRPQQPFTWSSGWKSPIYCDNRLALSYPQARTFIKESLAILIQKEFTQVEAVAGVATAGIPQGALVADKLQLPFIYVRSKPKEHGMSNMIEGKITPGQKVVIIEDLISTGGSSLKVADALREAGFEVLGMAAIFTYGFETATQNFTDKQVPLFCLSNYHILLEEAVAGKYIASSEIASLQEWRTNPSQWMQ; encoded by the coding sequence ATGCAAACCACCATTGAAAAAGACACCACTGCCAGGCAAGTTGCCTCTACCCTGCTTAAAATTGGTGCCATACAATTACGACCTCAGCAACCTTTTACCTGGAGTTCCGGCTGGAAATCACCTATTTATTGCGACAACCGGCTTGCTTTATCTTATCCTCAGGCACGTACATTTATTAAAGAAAGTCTGGCTATATTGATTCAAAAGGAATTTACGCAGGTAGAAGCAGTTGCCGGAGTGGCTACGGCTGGCATTCCGCAAGGTGCTTTGGTAGCTGATAAGCTGCAACTTCCGTTTATATATGTGCGCTCAAAACCTAAAGAACATGGCATGAGCAATATGATTGAAGGCAAAATTACGCCAGGGCAAAAAGTGGTCATCATTGAAGATTTGATTTCTACCGGTGGAAGTTCCCTAAAAGTAGCGGATGCTTTGCGTGAAGCCGGATTTGAAGTGTTAGGGATGGCCGCTATTTTTACGTATGGTTTTGAAACTGCCACACAGAATTTTACTGATAAACAAGTCCCTCTCTTCTGCCTGAGTAATTACCATATATTACTGGAAGAAGCAGTAGCTGGCAAGTACATTGCTTCTTCAGAAATAGCTTCTTTACAGGAATGGCGTACTAATCCCAGTCAGTGGATGCAATAA
- a CDS encoding PQQ-dependent sugar dehydrogenase, producing the protein MKYTYLSKVFSLKTFRTSPFLLALIGVLFILFSVSQVYSQKFPAGFSQVSITTELANPTVMAFAPDGRIFVAEQSGRLRIIKNGILLDTPFVTLKVNASGERGLIGITLDPNFTTNGYMYLYYTVASGANNRISRFTANGDVAVAGSEKILLNLDPLSKATNHNGGAMHFGKDGKLYVAVGENARPEEAQNLNNYHGKLLRINPDGSAADDNPFLSGPAKQRRIWAYGLRNPFTFSVHPTTGKIFVNDVGSSRWEEINDATNKGQNFGWPRREGVTANPAYDNPVYTYQRLLQSGDGIGCAITGGTFFDPASGNYPSQYKGTYFFQDFCNGWINYLDLSDNVTKQPFATGLASGSLSITTGRDGNLYYLNRTNGTLYKIVYNSNNTAPSIYNQPDDVAVSVGEQVSFTVSASGTGPLQYQWQKNGVNIAGATSATYSISNTAIEDAGQYRVIVKNAVGNVTSRAAILTIRANTVPEASIITPANGALYSAGQTINFSGSATDAEDGTLPASAFSWEVVFHHDTHSHDGPPVATGVKNGSFIIPASGETSADVWYRIFLTVTDSEGATHKTYRDIYPRTTTITLTTQPAGLELTLDGQPVTAPTSVEGVEGLLRSIGADAIQTLNNTEYTFDRWAHGGSRNQTIEFPEDNSTYTAIFKQVTSSLRNPENPINTVNGLNYSYYEGDWNNLPNFASLSALKTGTITDVDLSAANRAENFGFRFTGYIQVPADGEYTFYTISDDGSQFFIGNTLVVDNDGLHSREERSGTIGLKAGKHAFSLNYFQNIGGQVLDVAYQSRTISKRQVPVSAFYRIKSDTPDDLVMVKINFQPSSSDVPSGYLADMGEVFANRGNGFTYGWNQTTFHTRDRGPIVSSDSRYYTLNHMQKEPQSDAIWQIALPDGIYQVTVVCSDPLYTNQINDLSIEGEVVVDEDSYDAVDEYEVTVEVTDGRLTIKPAPDAVNAKISFVDIKQVSASARVASAGKLANLQMDVFPNPVSDKLSVKLFNSQAGQVKLTLTDVLSRPVQGQLYQLEQGEHLLSLPVHSLKAGSYLLQISTPSHSFSKRITIVK; encoded by the coding sequence ATGAAGTACACTTACCTTAGTAAAGTTTTTTCCCTTAAAACTTTTCGCACCTCCCCTTTTTTGTTGGCACTTATAGGAGTGCTATTTATTTTATTTTCTGTTTCACAGGTTTACTCCCAGAAATTTCCTGCCGGATTCAGTCAGGTTAGTATAACAACCGAGCTTGCCAATCCAACAGTGATGGCTTTTGCACCCGATGGGCGTATATTTGTGGCTGAGCAGAGTGGAAGATTACGGATAATTAAGAATGGAATATTATTAGATACTCCTTTTGTAACCTTAAAAGTAAACGCCTCCGGTGAAAGAGGCTTAATAGGGATCACGCTTGATCCAAATTTTACTACTAATGGGTATATGTATCTTTACTATACGGTAGCGAGTGGGGCTAATAATCGCATTAGCCGCTTTACCGCCAATGGAGATGTTGCTGTAGCCGGATCAGAAAAAATACTATTAAATTTAGATCCTTTAAGTAAGGCCACTAACCATAATGGTGGAGCGATGCACTTTGGAAAAGATGGCAAACTCTATGTGGCCGTAGGAGAAAATGCCCGGCCAGAAGAAGCACAAAACTTAAATAACTATCACGGTAAATTGCTACGTATCAACCCAGATGGATCGGCTGCTGATGATAATCCCTTTCTGTCCGGTCCTGCCAAGCAAAGAAGAATTTGGGCATATGGCCTGAGAAATCCTTTTACTTTTAGTGTTCATCCCACCACAGGTAAAATCTTTGTCAATGATGTGGGATCATCACGGTGGGAAGAGATCAATGATGCTACTAACAAAGGGCAAAACTTTGGCTGGCCCAGAAGGGAAGGGGTAACTGCAAATCCTGCTTATGACAATCCAGTATATACGTATCAGCGGTTACTTCAATCCGGAGATGGAATTGGCTGTGCCATTACAGGCGGAACTTTTTTCGACCCTGCTTCTGGCAATTACCCTTCACAGTATAAAGGCACATACTTTTTTCAGGACTTTTGCAATGGGTGGATTAATTATCTGGATCTAAGTGATAATGTAACCAAACAACCTTTTGCTACAGGCCTAGCTAGTGGGTCATTGAGTATTACAACTGGCCGGGATGGTAACTTGTACTATCTGAACCGTACGAATGGCACCCTTTATAAGATTGTATATAATAGCAACAATACAGCACCTAGTATATATAACCAGCCAGATGATGTTGCTGTTTCTGTGGGAGAACAGGTTTCCTTTACAGTAAGTGCATCAGGTACCGGCCCATTACAATACCAATGGCAGAAAAACGGAGTAAATATAGCTGGTGCTACCTCTGCTACCTATTCTATTTCAAACACTGCTATTGAGGATGCAGGTCAATACCGGGTAATTGTAAAAAACGCAGTGGGTAATGTAACCAGCCGTGCGGCTATTTTAACAATACGTGCCAATACGGTTCCTGAAGCAAGTATCATTACTCCAGCTAATGGAGCGCTATATTCAGCCGGACAAACTATTAACTTTTCAGGCTCAGCTACTGATGCCGAAGATGGTACATTACCTGCCAGTGCTTTTAGCTGGGAAGTGGTCTTTCACCATGATACCCATTCCCACGATGGCCCTCCCGTTGCCACAGGAGTAAAAAACGGAAGTTTTATCATTCCTGCCAGTGGAGAAACCAGCGCTGATGTTTGGTACAGAATATTCTTAACCGTAACCGATTCTGAAGGTGCCACTCATAAAACCTACCGGGATATTTATCCAAGAACAACTACTATTACATTAACTACCCAACCTGCCGGATTAGAACTCACCTTAGATGGGCAACCTGTTACGGCTCCTACTTCTGTAGAGGGTGTAGAGGGGCTGTTGCGCTCCATTGGAGCAGATGCTATCCAAACACTGAATAACACTGAGTATACCTTCGATCGTTGGGCTCATGGGGGCAGCCGTAACCAAACAATTGAATTCCCAGAGGACAATAGTACTTACACAGCTATTTTCAAACAAGTTACTAGCAGCTTACGCAATCCAGAAAATCCTATTAATACAGTCAATGGCCTTAACTATAGTTATTATGAAGGCGACTGGAACAATTTACCTAACTTTGCTTCTCTCTCAGCTTTAAAGACTGGCACTATTACAGATGTTGATCTTTCTGCAGCTAACAGGGCAGAAAACTTTGGCTTCCGGTTTACAGGCTATATTCAAGTACCAGCAGATGGAGAATATACTTTCTACACAATTTCTGATGATGGCAGTCAGTTCTTTATTGGCAATACACTCGTAGTGGATAATGATGGGTTACATTCCCGTGAAGAACGCTCAGGTACAATTGGACTGAAAGCAGGTAAACATGCTTTCAGTCTAAATTACTTCCAAAACATAGGTGGCCAAGTACTGGATGTGGCTTATCAAAGTAGGACAATAAGCAAAAGGCAAGTTCCGGTGTCTGCTTTCTATCGCATTAAAAGCGATACTCCTGATGATCTGGTAATGGTCAAAATCAATTTTCAGCCATCTAGTTCAGATGTTCCCTCCGGCTATCTGGCTGATATGGGAGAAGTGTTTGCTAACCGGGGAAATGGCTTTACTTACGGATGGAATCAGACTACTTTTCATACCCGTGACCGGGGACCTATTGTTAGTTCAGATAGCCGGTATTATACCCTCAACCACATGCAGAAGGAGCCTCAATCAGATGCCATTTGGCAAATAGCTTTGCCCGATGGCATCTATCAGGTCACAGTAGTATGTAGCGATCCGTTGTACACCAATCAAATTAACGACTTGTCTATTGAAGGAGAAGTAGTTGTTGATGAAGACAGCTATGATGCGGTAGATGAGTATGAAGTAACGGTAGAAGTGACTGATGGCAGACTCACCATCAAACCTGCCCCTGATGCAGTCAATGCCAAGATCTCTTTTGTGGATATAAAACAGGTGAGTGCTAGCGCCAGAGTGGCTTCAGCAGGCAAACTAGCCAATTTGCAGATGGACGTATTTCCTAATCCTGTTTCAGATAAGCTTTCTGTTAAACTCTTTAACAGTCAGGCCGGACAAGTGAAGTTGACTTTAACCGATGTGTTATCAAGGCCGGTACAAGGACAGCTTTATCAGCTGGAACAAGGAGAGCATCTGCTCAGTTTGCCGGTGCATAGTTTGAAAGCCGGTTCTTATTTGTTACAAATCTCCACTCCTTCTCATTCCTTCTCTAAACGGATCACTATTGTTAAATAG
- the xseA gene encoding exodeoxyribonuclease VII large subunit yields the protein MNYLSVDLLTVRDLTYRIKEVLEYDDELQEIYIQGEVSNCTLHSSGHAYFTLKDEDAQISCVMFRGSITAKTRELLKQGAKLIVKGSVTVYAQRGNYQLLVQEVYSSGIGDLYQQFLLLKDKLQAEGLFDESHKKPLPLFPSTIGVITSPTGAVIKDIMQTIRRRYPCVNLLIAPAIVQGEQAPVSVTEALHTLCARPEVELIIIARGGGSIEDLWCFNNESLARAVFACQTPVISAIGHETDFTILDFVADLRAATPTAAAEHAVPDQAEMGALLFQMKAGIHTAVRYSLYHHMQILDDMAEKIHMQRRYIFARTRSELDLLQATLEQYNPKAFLDKGFSLVLKNGKVVKSVQEVKSGDPLQVLLKDGQINVITE from the coding sequence ATGAATTACCTGTCTGTTGACTTATTAACCGTGAGAGATCTGACTTACCGGATCAAAGAAGTACTTGAGTATGACGATGAGTTGCAGGAAATTTACATACAGGGAGAAGTATCTAACTGTACACTGCATAGTTCCGGGCATGCCTATTTTACATTAAAAGATGAAGATGCACAGATTAGTTGTGTAATGTTCAGAGGAAGCATAACTGCAAAAACACGTGAGTTGCTCAAACAAGGCGCAAAGCTGATTGTGAAAGGCAGTGTAACGGTATATGCCCAGCGAGGCAATTATCAATTGCTGGTGCAGGAAGTGTATTCCTCGGGAATTGGGGATTTGTATCAGCAATTTTTATTATTGAAAGACAAACTACAGGCAGAAGGTTTATTTGATGAATCTCATAAAAAGCCTTTGCCTTTATTTCCATCCACTATTGGCGTAATTACTTCTCCCACCGGAGCTGTAATCAAAGATATAATGCAAACTATCCGGCGGAGGTATCCTTGTGTAAATCTGCTTATTGCACCGGCAATTGTACAAGGCGAACAGGCTCCGGTTTCCGTAACGGAGGCTTTACATACATTATGCGCCCGACCAGAAGTAGAGTTAATTATTATTGCCAGAGGCGGCGGTTCTATTGAGGACCTATGGTGTTTTAATAATGAATCTTTAGCCAGGGCAGTTTTTGCCTGCCAGACACCGGTAATTTCAGCTATTGGCCATGAAACGGATTTTACAATATTGGATTTTGTAGCTGATCTGAGAGCTGCTACTCCCACCGCCGCTGCTGAACATGCCGTCCCTGACCAGGCTGAGATGGGCGCATTATTATTTCAGATGAAAGCAGGCATTCATACTGCTGTCCGGTATAGCTTGTATCACCACATGCAGATTCTGGATGATATGGCTGAAAAAATCCATATGCAACGGCGTTATATATTTGCCCGGACCAGAAGTGAACTGGATTTATTACAGGCCACGCTTGAACAGTATAATCCCAAGGCTTTTTTAGATAAAGGATTTAGCCTGGTACTCAAAAATGGCAAAGTTGTAAAGTCGGTACAGGAGGTAAAAAGTGGTGATCCTTTACAAGTATTGTTGAAAGACGGGCAAATTAATGTAATTACAGAATAA
- a CDS encoding PQQ-dependent sugar dehydrogenase, translating to MKNKYQPSSTFKSSVRLFIKFYLCIGITIFAITSGFSQQFPDGFTQTSIVKTLDTPTAMAFAPDGRIFVAEQGQGAILRVIKNGNLLPEPAIEIEPETKGNKSIIGITFDPNFRNNQYIYLYYIIIKTKHARVSRFKIDGDIIQKESEEVIVEIDEIKPEINHNGGQIQFGIDGKLYIATGDLYKPEQAQDLNNYHGKIIRVNPDGSVPSDNPFTGADDSEQKKRIWAYGIRNGFSFDIQPGTGKLFINDVGSDYYEEINDATKGGLNFGWPAEEGPGKNPDYVSPLYSYQRILEPGNDHGCAITGGVFFNPATTNYPASYKGKYIFQEYCNGWIAMLDLNNSAVKVPFATDLGSGNIYLTVGTDGNLYYLSRNGKNSILYKITYTQQEAPQITNQPDDITVAEGQSTSFTVSASGTATLQYQWQKNGKDIPGATAAKYAISKTKPQDAGQYRVIVTNTAGSVTSRAAILSVTTNNDAPVAVIITPTAGSKYQAGQVLSFEGSATDEEDGELPDSAFTWDIVFHHNTHTHEMPVVSSGKKKGTFVIPNTGEPEISVWYRLYLTVKDSKGASHKIYRDIYPRTSVINFATEPAGLAITFDGKPLTTPTSIDGVEGILRSIGTAATQSLNGKEYIFDRWKHGGSRIQTIAFPEDNLTYTAVFKRVDTPDDLVKVNINFQPSSSTTPTGYLADIGEVFANRANGFSYGWNQTTFYARDRYPMAGYDRRYLTLNHMQKIKGSDAIWEIALPDGTYQVTVVCSDPLYTNQINHLLIENQRLSDEDRYDEVDEYEVTVEVTDGRLTIKPAPDAVNAKISFVDIMQVSAGARVASAGKLANLQMEVFPNPVSDKLSVKLFTSQAGQVKLTLTDVLSRPVQGQLYQLEQGEHMLSLPVHSLKAGSYLLQISTPSHSFSKRITIVK from the coding sequence ATGAAAAATAAGTACCAGCCTTCTTCAACTTTCAAAAGTTCAGTTAGGCTTTTTATAAAGTTCTACTTATGTATAGGGATTACCATCTTCGCTATTACTTCAGGTTTTTCTCAGCAATTTCCCGACGGATTTACTCAAACCAGTATTGTAAAAACACTTGATACCCCAACTGCTATGGCTTTTGCACCAGATGGGCGAATATTTGTGGCTGAACAAGGGCAAGGTGCTATTTTGCGGGTGATAAAAAATGGAAACCTACTACCCGAACCTGCAATAGAAATTGAGCCTGAAACCAAAGGCAACAAAAGTATAATAGGTATTACTTTCGACCCTAACTTCCGAAACAATCAATATATCTATCTGTATTATATCATAATTAAAACCAAACATGCCCGGGTAAGCCGCTTTAAAATCGACGGAGATATTATACAAAAAGAAAGTGAAGAGGTTATAGTAGAGATCGATGAAATTAAACCAGAAATTAATCACAATGGGGGCCAGATTCAATTTGGCATAGATGGCAAATTATACATAGCTACCGGAGATTTATACAAACCAGAGCAGGCACAGGATTTAAATAATTATCACGGGAAAATTATCCGGGTGAACCCAGATGGAAGTGTACCTTCTGATAATCCATTTACAGGGGCAGATGATTCTGAACAGAAAAAACGGATCTGGGCTTATGGAATCAGAAATGGATTTTCTTTTGATATTCAGCCTGGTACCGGTAAATTATTTATTAACGATGTGGGTTCAGATTATTACGAAGAAATAAATGATGCTACCAAAGGCGGACTTAACTTTGGATGGCCGGCAGAAGAAGGTCCAGGAAAAAATCCGGATTATGTATCACCCCTTTATTCTTACCAGCGTATTCTGGAGCCAGGCAATGACCATGGATGTGCCATTACCGGAGGTGTATTTTTCAACCCTGCTACTACTAATTACCCTGCATCCTATAAAGGCAAATATATTTTTCAGGAATATTGTAACGGATGGATTGCCATGCTTGATCTGAATAATAGCGCTGTTAAAGTTCCTTTCGCAACTGATCTTGGCAGTGGCAATATATACTTAACGGTAGGTACAGATGGCAACTTGTACTATTTATCGAGGAATGGGAAGAATAGCATTTTGTATAAAATTACCTATACACAACAAGAAGCACCCCAAATCACTAACCAACCGGATGATATTACGGTTGCTGAAGGACAATCAACTTCCTTTACAGTGAGTGCATCAGGCACAGCTACCCTGCAATACCAATGGCAAAAAAATGGAAAAGATATTCCTGGTGCTACGGCTGCAAAGTATGCTATTTCGAAAACAAAACCTCAAGATGCAGGTCAATACCGGGTGATTGTAACCAATACCGCAGGAAGTGTAACCAGTCGTGCAGCTATTCTGTCTGTCACTACTAATAATGATGCGCCGGTTGCTGTAATTATTACCCCAACTGCTGGGAGTAAGTATCAGGCAGGACAAGTACTTTCTTTTGAAGGTTCAGCTACGGATGAAGAAGATGGGGAACTGCCGGACAGTGCCTTTACCTGGGATATCGTGTTCCACCACAATACTCATACGCATGAAATGCCAGTAGTAAGCAGTGGAAAAAAGAAAGGTACTTTTGTTATTCCTAACACAGGAGAACCTGAAATAAGTGTATGGTATAGGTTATATTTAACGGTAAAAGATTCCAAAGGCGCTTCTCACAAGATATACCGGGATATTTATCCAAGAACCTCTGTTATCAATTTTGCTACTGAACCTGCCGGACTGGCTATTACATTCGATGGTAAACCATTAACTACGCCTACTTCCATTGATGGAGTAGAAGGTATTTTACGTTCGATTGGGACAGCTGCCACCCAAAGTTTGAATGGTAAGGAGTATATATTTGATCGTTGGAAGCATGGTGGAAGCCGCATCCAAACCATTGCATTCCCAGAAGATAATCTCACCTATACTGCTGTCTTCAAACGAGTTGACACCCCAGATGATCTGGTAAAGGTCAACATCAACTTTCAGCCTTCTAGTTCAACCACGCCTACAGGTTACTTAGCAGATATTGGAGAAGTGTTTGCCAATAGAGCCAATGGCTTTAGCTATGGATGGAATCAGACTACCTTTTATGCCAGAGACCGCTACCCAATGGCAGGATACGACAGGCGTTACCTTACACTTAATCATATGCAAAAGATAAAAGGTAGTGATGCTATTTGGGAAATAGCTTTACCCGATGGCACTTATCAGGTTACAGTAGTTTGTAGCGATCCGTTGTACACTAATCAGATCAATCATTTACTAATCGAAAATCAACGCCTCTCCGATGAAGACAGGTATGATGAAGTAGATGAGTATGAGGTAACGGTAGAAGTGACCGATGGCAGACTCACCATCAAACCTGCCCCTGATGCCGTCAATGCCAAGATCTCTTTTGTAGATATCATGCAGGTGAGTGCTGGTGCCAGAGTGGCTTCAGCAGGCAAACTAGCTAATTTGCAGATGGAGGTATTTCCTAATCCTGTTTCAGATAAGCTTTCTGTCAAACTCTTTACCAGTCAGGCCGGACAAGTGAAGTTGACGTTGACCGATGTGTTATCAAGGCCGGTACAAGGACAGCTTTATCAACTGGAACAAGGAGAGCACATGCTCAGTTTGCCGGTGCATAGTTTGAAAGCAGGTTCTTATTTGTTACAAATCTCCACTCCTTCTCATTCCTTCTCTAAACGGATTACTATTGTTAAGTAA
- a CDS encoding NUDIX hydrolase: MNLFVNDKPVRFVSTTHYQTARYDVKLDGQNTQVKASQLQGNVVVIEPSVLLLYKLFTLMRVKKLKKLISLTFITPSKADMIKVVKSQFKIVKAAGGLVSKGDQILLMYRLKKWDLPKGKLDKDEKPKAGAIREVEEECNIRVKVEKKICSTWHTYTQNGNKILKKTKWYAMTSLDDSQMKPQAEEDIEQLIWVDRTQAKVLLSNSYESVRYVFEQYYKKQKALQGE, from the coding sequence ATGAACTTATTTGTAAATGACAAGCCGGTCCGTTTTGTCAGCACAACTCACTACCAGACTGCCCGCTATGATGTAAAGTTAGATGGGCAGAATACACAGGTAAAAGCATCTCAATTGCAGGGCAATGTTGTCGTAATTGAACCTTCCGTGTTGTTACTATATAAGTTGTTTACACTGATGCGGGTAAAAAAACTCAAAAAGCTCATTTCCTTAACATTCATTACCCCCAGCAAAGCAGATATGATAAAAGTGGTGAAAAGCCAGTTTAAAATTGTAAAAGCGGCAGGTGGATTGGTGAGCAAAGGAGATCAGATTCTATTGATGTACCGGCTCAAAAAATGGGATTTGCCCAAGGGTAAACTTGATAAAGATGAAAAACCAAAAGCTGGTGCAATCCGGGAAGTAGAGGAGGAGTGCAATATCAGAGTAAAAGTTGAAAAAAAAATATGTTCTACCTGGCATACTTATACGCAAAACGGCAATAAAATCCTGAAGAAAACAAAGTGGTATGCCATGACCAGCCTGGATGATAGCCAGATGAAGCCTCAGGCCGAAGAAGATATTGAGCAACTAATCTGGGTAGACCGTACGCAGGCAAAAGTATTGCTTAGTAATTCTTATGAATCGGTAAGATATGTATTTGAGCAGTACTACAAAAAGCAAAAGGCATTGCAGGGAGAATAA
- the phhA gene encoding phenylalanine 4-monooxygenase — MKQQYDKYTADDQEVWRILFNRQIKKMPGAATDEYLAGMKRIKFTAERIPDFDEVNQILKDISGWQLYVVPGLLPNKEFFELMKNRNFCATTWLRKKSQLDYLEEPDMFHDVFGHVPLLTNTDLCNFLVGLSQIALKYIENELAIELVARLYWYTVEFGLIRDKNKLRIYGAGILSSAGETEYSLKSDVPLRIPYNVKEIIRTPYIKDKFQSQYFVIDSFEQLFNSVADIDTCIAEEIKNSLITQ, encoded by the coding sequence ATGAAACAGCAATATGACAAGTATACTGCCGACGACCAGGAGGTCTGGCGTATTTTATTCAACAGGCAAATTAAAAAAATGCCAGGTGCCGCTACAGACGAATATTTAGCAGGCATGAAGCGCATAAAATTTACTGCCGAACGCATCCCCGATTTTGATGAAGTAAATCAGATTTTAAAAGATATTTCCGGCTGGCAATTATATGTAGTACCAGGATTGCTGCCTAATAAGGAATTTTTTGAACTCATGAAAAACCGCAATTTTTGCGCTACTACCTGGTTGCGTAAAAAGAGCCAGCTGGATTATCTGGAAGAGCCTGATATGTTTCATGATGTGTTTGGGCATGTACCGCTACTCACCAATACTGACCTATGTAATTTTCTGGTGGGCTTAAGTCAAATCGCTTTGAAATATATTGAAAATGAGCTGGCTATTGAGCTGGTTGCCAGATTATATTGGTATACAGTAGAATTTGGATTGATACGTGATAAAAATAAGTTGCGCATTTATGGCGCAGGTATTCTGTCTTCTGCCGGAGAAACAGAGTACTCATTAAAAAGCGATGTTCCCCTCAGAATTCCTTATAACGTAAAAGAAATCATCCGGACACCTTATATTAAGGATAAATTCCAGAGCCAGTATTTTGTAATTGATTCTTTCGAGCAGTTATTTAACTCAGTGGCAGATATTGATACATGCATTGCTGAAGAAATAAAAAATAGTCTTATCACTCAATAA